Proteins encoded within one genomic window of Bacillus sp. F19:
- the ilvD gene encoding dihydroxy-acid dehydratase encodes MSKKDLRIKSKVISDDMKRMPNRAMLRAVGLKDEDFQKPMIGIASTWSEVTPCNIHIDKLAELSKKGASSAGGAALIFGTITVSDGISMGTEGMRYSLPSREVIADSIETVVGAENLDAFVAIGGCDKNMPGCMIAIARAEVPAVFVYGGTIKPGRLNDKDIDIVSAFEGVGKFNNGDIDSDGLHQIECHACPGAGSCGGMYTANTMASAIEAMGMSLPGSSSNPAESEFKENDCYEAGQAVYRMLEQDIYPKDIMTKKAFENAITVVMALGGSTNAILHLMAIAHSIDVDLSLEDFERIQRTVPHIADLKPSGKYVMQDLHEAGGVPAVMKLLLEHGLIHGDCLTVTGKTIAENLSEQEGLREGQKVIYPLEQALRKDGPLVILKGNLSPSGAVAKVSGLKVTKMTGPAKVFDTEEEATEAVLTNEVVAGDVLIIRYEGPKGGPGMPEMLSLSSIIVGKGLGESVALLTDGRFSGGTHGLVVGHITPEAQVGGPIALVKSGDLITVDSDKRELRLHVSDEELAERRLTWSAPPLRKRGVLGKYARTVSCASQGAVTDAFEDVKEPQKTH; translated from the coding sequence GTGAGCAAAAAAGATCTTAGAATTAAAAGTAAAGTAATCAGCGATGATATGAAACGAATGCCAAACCGTGCCATGCTTCGTGCGGTAGGACTTAAGGATGAGGACTTTCAAAAGCCGATGATCGGCATTGCCTCTACGTGGAGCGAAGTCACTCCTTGCAATATACATATTGATAAGCTTGCAGAGCTGTCTAAAAAAGGTGCCAGTTCAGCTGGCGGTGCAGCACTTATTTTCGGCACAATTACTGTTTCTGACGGTATCTCAATGGGAACAGAGGGCATGCGCTACTCTCTTCCAAGCCGCGAAGTCATTGCAGACTCGATTGAAACAGTTGTCGGAGCTGAGAATTTAGATGCCTTTGTTGCAATCGGGGGCTGTGATAAAAACATGCCGGGCTGTATGATCGCAATTGCGCGTGCCGAGGTTCCGGCTGTTTTTGTATACGGCGGAACGATTAAACCTGGAAGATTAAACGACAAAGACATTGATATCGTTTCTGCATTTGAAGGGGTAGGGAAATTTAATAACGGTGATATTGACAGCGACGGATTGCATCAGATTGAATGCCATGCCTGTCCTGGTGCGGGTTCCTGCGGAGGAATGTATACAGCAAATACGATGGCATCAGCTATTGAAGCAATGGGAATGAGCCTCCCTGGCAGCTCATCTAATCCTGCTGAATCAGAATTTAAAGAAAATGATTGCTATGAAGCAGGCCAGGCTGTTTATCGCATGCTTGAACAAGACATTTATCCAAAAGATATTATGACTAAAAAAGCATTTGAAAATGCCATCACAGTTGTTATGGCTCTCGGAGGATCTACAAATGCCATTCTTCATCTAATGGCGATTGCCCATTCCATTGATGTAGATCTATCTCTTGAGGATTTTGAGCGCATCCAAAGAACCGTTCCTCACATCGCCGATCTAAAACCAAGCGGAAAATACGTGATGCAGGATCTGCACGAAGCGGGCGGTGTGCCTGCTGTTATGAAGCTTTTGCTTGAGCATGGCTTGATTCATGGAGATTGTTTAACGGTAACAGGAAAAACAATTGCAGAAAATCTTAGTGAGCAGGAAGGCCTGAGAGAGGGTCAAAAAGTCATTTATCCCCTTGAGCAGGCATTGAGGAAAGATGGCCCGCTTGTTATTTTAAAGGGGAATTTATCTCCAAGCGGAGCAGTTGCCAAGGTTTCTGGCCTAAAAGTAACGAAAATGACAGGTCCAGCAAAAGTATTTGATACAGAAGAGGAAGCAACAGAAGCAGTATTAACAAATGAAGTAGTTGCAGGCGACGTTCTGATTATTCGCTACGAAGGGCCAAAGGGCGGTCCTGGAATGCCTGAGATGCTGTCTCTTTCCTCTATCATTGTAGGGAAAGGGTTAGGAGAGAGTGTTGCTCTTCTAACAGATGGCCGCTTCTCTGGAGGCACTCATGGCCTTGTTGTAGGCCACATCACTCCTGAAGCTCAAGTAGGCGGACCGATCGCTCTTGTGAAGTCAGGCGACTTAATTACGGTTGATAGTGATAAGCGTGAGCTTCGTCTCCATGTTTCTGATGAAGAATTAGCAGAAAGAAGACTTACTTGGTCTGCTCCGCCGCTTAGAAAGCGCGGAGTATTAGGAAAATATGCAAGAACTGTTTCATGTGCTTCGCAGGGTGCAGTTACAGATGCATTTGAAGATGTTAAGGAACCGCAGAAAACACACTGA
- the map gene encoding type I methionyl aminopeptidase: MIILKSEREINKMHEAGKLLASCHKEVAKLIKPGVTTLEIDAFVDDYLKKHGATAEQKGYKGYEYATCASVNDEICHGFPSKKPLKNGDIVTIDFVVNLNGALADSGWTHSAGIISEEAQKLMDVTKTAMYKGIEQAVIGNRLGDIGHAIQSYAEGESFSVVRDFTGHGIGKTMHEEPTVLHYGKPGKWLRLREGMVITIEPMLNAGTWYSKMDDNGWTARTVDGKLSAQYEHTVAITKNGPFILTEQ; this comes from the coding sequence ATGATTATATTAAAAAGCGAAAGAGAAATTAACAAAATGCATGAGGCAGGCAAACTGCTCGCTTCATGTCATAAAGAAGTGGCTAAGTTAATTAAGCCAGGTGTCACGACACTTGAAATTGACGCTTTCGTAGATGACTATCTAAAAAAACATGGAGCAACAGCAGAACAAAAAGGCTATAAAGGGTATGAATATGCAACTTGTGCTTCTGTAAATGATGAAATCTGTCATGGATTTCCCAGTAAAAAACCATTGAAAAACGGTGATATTGTCACAATCGATTTCGTCGTTAATTTAAATGGAGCATTGGCTGATTCTGGCTGGACACATTCTGCAGGCATTATATCAGAAGAAGCGCAAAAGTTAATGGATGTTACTAAAACAGCCATGTATAAAGGGATTGAGCAGGCTGTCATCGGCAATCGCCTCGGTGACATCGGCCATGCGATTCAGTCTTACGCAGAAGGTGAATCTTTTTCTGTCGTACGAGACTTTACAGGTCATGGCATCGGGAAAACGATGCATGAGGAGCCGACCGTGCTTCATTATGGCAAACCAGGCAAGTGGCTAAGGCTGAGAGAAGGGATGGTCATTACAATAGAGCCAATGTTAAACGCAGGCACATGGTATTCTAAAATGGATGATAACGGCTGGACGGCACGGACAGTCGATGGGAAATTGTCTGCTCAGTATGAACACACTGTTGCGATTACAAAAAACGGCCCGTTTATTTTAACAGAACAATAA